The following proteins are co-located in the Candidatus Deferrimicrobiaceae bacterium genome:
- a CDS encoding TIGR00730 family Rossman fold protein — MQTRSLCVFCSSSNHLPAAFRSDAEALADRLVAADISLVYGGGSVGLMGVLADRVLSRGGRVVGVIPRFLADKELAHGRLTELVLTETMHERKQEMSRRADAFAVLPGGFGTLEEFFEVLTWKQLRLHARPIVVANTGGWFDPVLAYFEKAVELQMVRRKSLDLVTVVDDGAQIVEALFKLRRTDILNPTFEKT, encoded by the coding sequence GTGCAGACCCGTAGTCTCTGCGTCTTTTGCAGCTCGAGCAACCACCTTCCCGCCGCCTTCCGGAGCGATGCCGAAGCGCTGGCAGACCGCCTGGTCGCCGCGGACATCAGCCTGGTCTATGGCGGCGGGTCGGTGGGACTGATGGGGGTGCTTGCGGATCGGGTCTTGTCGCGCGGAGGACGGGTGGTCGGTGTGATCCCTCGATTCCTGGCGGACAAGGAGTTGGCGCACGGGCGCCTGACCGAGCTGGTCCTGACCGAGACGATGCACGAACGGAAACAGGAGATGAGCCGCCGGGCCGACGCGTTCGCCGTCCTTCCGGGCGGCTTCGGAACGCTCGAGGAATTTTTCGAGGTTTTGACCTGGAAACAACTTCGGCTGCACGCCCGCCCGATCGTCGTCGCGAATACGGGGGGCTGGTTCGATCCGGTCTTGGCTTATTTCGAAAAAGCGGTTGAATTGCAGATGGTTCGCCGGAAAAGCCTCGATCTGGTCACCGTCGTCGATGACGGTGCCCAGATCGTCGAAGCACTGTTCAAACTGCGCCGCACCGATATCCTGAACCCGACCTTCGAAAAAACCTGA
- a CDS encoding DUF6600 domain-containing protein, with translation MKKRMATKLCFAGILALLVFPIASRAEIADDESAVGGESVPAWSVARLRVIDGSAWVIGPGESDWQEFEGNAPLSSGSRVRIPEGSSAEVVLNGEDRIRLGEGSDLELRDLREDRASLTLHEGAANFLLPDDEFFEPVNVALEDGQIVRFPKAGRYRIVATGADEESTVQVREGEARIKAGDAKYRVRAGEEAYVGDGVTIGRLADSGPIDEEGPPPEMSEVERSVEAPPAVVNELSDYGEWVTVPDYGAVWRPRVAAGWSPYYFGRWVWVASFGWTWISDEPWGWYPYRCGNWVNSPAFGWCWSPYGSFISVSFGSGRHHFRPAGYFPARVRFVREGGNTRWVPLRPGERFTRPAIPRNAQALTSWRQPLPRQTVFVREPARQGAPGWRDVHVDRSNPRPSVRPAPVVRTPRATGPNTFQRPTPEIRRPAVTSPGREGVRTPPGNYGRSPGATPSFRTGPAPERRTMPARPSPARVAPTPEFRTQPRPTPERVAPVVPTPVAPPPVERERIQPPAAPPRSFAPVDRSQGTDQGNRDQNNRDQRPGRDPDPGRGWRGGR, from the coding sequence ATGAAGAAGCGAATGGCCACTAAATTATGTTTCGCCGGGATCCTGGCGCTTCTGGTCTTCCCGATTGCGAGCCGTGCGGAAATCGCCGATGACGAAAGCGCCGTAGGCGGCGAAAGCGTCCCGGCCTGGTCCGTGGCGCGACTCCGGGTCATCGACGGGTCTGCGTGGGTGATCGGGCCAGGAGAGAGCGACTGGCAGGAATTCGAGGGCAACGCCCCGCTCTCGAGCGGCTCACGCGTCCGGATTCCCGAAGGCAGCTCGGCGGAAGTCGTGCTCAACGGGGAAGACCGGATCCGCCTTGGCGAGGGCTCCGATCTCGAACTGCGCGACCTGCGCGAAGATCGGGCGAGCCTGACCCTCCACGAGGGTGCGGCGAATTTTCTCCTTCCGGACGACGAATTCTTCGAACCGGTCAATGTCGCGCTCGAAGACGGGCAGATCGTCCGCTTTCCGAAGGCGGGACGCTACCGGATCGTCGCCACCGGTGCGGACGAGGAAAGCACCGTGCAAGTCCGGGAAGGGGAGGCGCGCATCAAGGCTGGCGATGCCAAGTACCGGGTCCGTGCAGGCGAGGAGGCGTATGTCGGTGACGGGGTGACGATCGGCAGGCTGGCCGACAGCGGCCCGATCGACGAAGAGGGGCCGCCGCCCGAGATGAGCGAAGTCGAGCGGTCCGTCGAGGCTCCGCCGGCAGTCGTCAACGAGTTGAGCGACTACGGGGAGTGGGTCACCGTACCCGACTACGGCGCCGTCTGGCGGCCGCGCGTGGCGGCCGGCTGGAGTCCGTATTATTTCGGTCGATGGGTCTGGGTCGCCTCGTTCGGATGGACCTGGATCTCCGATGAGCCTTGGGGCTGGTATCCGTATCGGTGCGGAAATTGGGTGAACTCGCCGGCTTTCGGCTGGTGCTGGTCCCCTTACGGGTCGTTCATCAGCGTTTCCTTCGGATCGGGGCGCCACCACTTTCGCCCAGCCGGATATTTCCCGGCGAGGGTACGTTTTGTTCGTGAGGGCGGGAACACGCGATGGGTTCCGCTGCGCCCGGGCGAGCGGTTCACCCGTCCGGCCATTCCCCGCAACGCACAGGCTCTGACCTCGTGGCGGCAGCCGCTTCCACGCCAGACCGTCTTCGTGCGTGAGCCCGCCCGACAGGGCGCCCCGGGCTGGCGCGACGTGCACGTCGATCGCTCCAACCCGCGGCCGTCCGTCCGTCCGGCGCCGGTCGTCCGCACCCCACGCGCTACGGGCCCGAACACGTTCCAGCGACCGACGCCCGAGATCCGCAGGCCGGCGGTCACTTCCCCCGGCCGCGAAGGGGTGAGGACCCCGCCGGGAAACTACGGACGCAGTCCCGGCGCCACGCCCTCGTTCCGGACCGGTCCGGCACCGGAGCGCAGGACCATGCCGGCGCGACCCTCTCCGGCACGCGTCGCGCCAACTCCGGAATTTCGCACACAGCCGAGGCCCACGCCCGAACGGGTCGCCCCGGTCGTTCCGACGCCGGTAGCTCCCCCGCCGGTCGAGCGCGAACGAATCCAGCCCCCAGCGGCTCCGCCTCGTTCCTTCGCACCGGTCGATCGTTCCCAGGGGACCGATCAAGGCAACCGCGATCAAAACAACCGCGATCAAAGGCCCGGCCGTGATCCCGACCCGGGGCGCGGCTGGCGCGGAGGTCGATAA
- the ubiE gene encoding bifunctional demethylmenaquinone methyltransferase/2-methoxy-6-polyprenyl-1,4-benzoquinol methylase UbiE codes for MYRMDAKNRSIGEMFSAIAPRYDFLNRLLSAGIDRRWRKLAVRALLPARGGRYLDVATGTADVALEIFRQKGDEARVTGADISMGMMRFGQQKVSMSGLSGRMAFVQAPCESLPFRDGAFDSASIAFGIRNVVDRARGLSEMCRIVRPGGRIVILEFSLPENRFFAMIYNFYFNTLLPRIGGLFSNKSAYVYLPESVHAFPSPEAFRKMMLDAGCASVDTRPLTFGIATLYVGTRPAAP; via the coding sequence ATGTACCGCATGGATGCCAAGAATCGTTCGATCGGCGAGATGTTTTCCGCCATCGCCCCCCGCTACGATTTCCTCAACCGCCTGCTTTCGGCCGGGATCGACCGTCGCTGGCGGAAGCTGGCCGTCCGCGCGCTCCTGCCGGCCCGCGGCGGCCGGTACCTTGACGTCGCCACCGGCACGGCCGACGTTGCCCTCGAGATCTTCCGGCAAAAGGGCGATGAGGCGAGGGTCACCGGCGCCGACATCTCGATGGGGATGATGCGCTTCGGACAGCAAAAAGTTTCCATGAGTGGCCTCTCTGGCCGGATGGCCTTCGTCCAGGCGCCGTGCGAATCGCTCCCGTTCCGCGATGGAGCCTTCGATTCCGCCTCCATCGCTTTCGGCATCCGTAACGTCGTGGATCGCGCACGGGGGCTGTCCGAGATGTGCCGGATCGTCCGGCCGGGGGGACGCATCGTGATCCTCGAATTTTCTCTCCCCGAGAATCGCTTTTTCGCCATGATCTACAACTTTTACTTCAATACGCTACTACCCCGGATCGGTGGGCTTTTTTCAAATAAAAGCGCCTATGTCTATCTTCCTGAATCGGTGCATGCTTTCCCTTCCCCTGAAGCATTCCGGAAGATGATGCTCGATGCCGGGTGCGCCTCCGTCGACACGAGGCCCCTGACGTTCGGTATCGCCACGCTTTACGTCGGCACGCGTCCCGCGGCGCCCTGA
- a CDS encoding redoxin domain-containing protein, producing MLSPLFRKLSILASLMVMLTVAVPARATALIAGEPAPNFSLKNLEGKRVTLEQFKGKTVVIAFWSTWCSRCEEELTFLRDQFGTRTDVAVLLINQDSEKGVVLAKVQRLRDKLGIAFPILIDEGLRTWEDYGINALPTSVVVDKTGAIKFIEPNFYWASPDKLLNAVGKG from the coding sequence ATGTTGTCCCCCTTGTTCCGGAAACTCTCGATCCTGGCTTCACTCATGGTGATGCTCACGGTGGCGGTTCCCGCCCGGGCGACCGCGCTGATCGCCGGTGAACCTGCCCCCAATTTCTCCCTGAAGAATCTCGAGGGGAAACGGGTCACGCTGGAACAGTTCAAAGGGAAGACGGTCGTGATCGCATTCTGGTCGACCTGGTGTTCCCGCTGCGAGGAGGAGTTGACCTTCCTGCGCGATCAATTCGGCACCCGCACCGACGTGGCCGTCCTTCTGATCAACCAGGACTCCGAAAAAGGGGTCGTCCTCGCCAAGGTCCAGCGCCTTCGCGACAAGTTGGGCATCGCTTTCCCGATCCTGATCGACGAAGGGCTCCGTACCTGGGAAGACTACGGGATCAACGCGTTGCCCACCTCGGTCGTCGTCGACAAGACCGGCGCGATCAAGTTCATCGAGCCCAATTTCTACTGGGCTTCCCCCGACAAGCTGCTGAATGCGGTGGGCAAGGGCTGA